The region TTTTCTAATGTGTCCTTTGGCCTTAACTTGTTCAGAGCCATAACACCTTCTGCAAGTGAATAAGTCCCGCTACCTTATAGGAGCAGGGGATGCTGTACTCTTGACAGCGGTCGTTGATCCAGGTGTTCTCCCAGGTGCTGCGGTGGCTCTgttcgtaggtgtagcaggccaaCAGGGTGACCAGCGGGACCAGGTAGAGGCAGCTGAACACGCCGATGCGGATCATGAACTTCTTCAGCTTCTCCTGGTTGCGCTCATCGTGCTGGATGACCTGCCGGACGTGGTTGAGGGAAACGATGCCCGCCAGGATGAGGCAGAGGCCGATGACGACGCCCACAGACAGAGGAGCCAGGACGAAGTAGCGCAGGGCGTCCAGGTCGTAGAGACCAACGAAGCAAACGCCGCTGATGTTGTCCCCTTCGACCTTGTTCAGAGCCAGCAGCATGACGGTTAGCGCCCCGGGGATCCCCCAGGCTGCAGAGTGGAACCACACCTAAAGACAGAGAACACATGGATCAATAATTACAACAGCCGAATATGACTATTTgctaattttatatttatattctacatTTCTTTTACTGTAAAACCCTTACCGCTTTCTTCTCTATGGCCTCACAGCTCCACTTGGGTCCGGCTGCCAGGAACCAGGTGATGGTGAGTATGACCCACCAGACGATACCGGCAATGGAGAAGAAGTAGAGCAGCATAAAAATCAGAGTGCAGCCTTTACTCTGAGAGCCCAGCACCACTGTATCCACAGCGGCAGGATGATCCGCTTTGGTACAGGCTGCGTTGTTCcccagcaggaaaccgatgaaGTACATGAGCGACACAAAGCTGTAGCAGACGGCGTAGAAGATTATGGGGCGCTCTGGGTAACGGAAACGCTTGACGTCGATGAGGAATGTGAGGAAGGTGAAGAGCGTGGCGCCCAGGCAGACGATGGAGCACACCCCGATGAAGTTCTTGGCAAATTCAATGTCGTGGGGTTTGAAGTACATGTTGGAGCAGGGCGGAGCACAGTCCTGGGCGCCTAAGAAAGACGACTCGTGGCCCGGTTTGGTCTTCAGCTGCAGTGGGCACCAGAAGCCAAGGTCCCTCTTAGCTGACGAGGAGATCAGTGGGGTGGTAGCAGGAAGTGCCGAAACACCAAGAGAGCTGCATGATTCTAATCtagttgaaaaaaacaaaacaatcaaatcCTTCAATGGACTGATCATCAATCTCTGGTGTTGCTCTTGTGGATTGTGTGTAATTGTGGTTTTCTTACTTGTCACACTGGAGCTCAGGAGGCCAGGTGATGCCAAAGATTCGGATATTCTCCTCGCAGTCGGACAGAACAGCCTCGCACTCCTCTCTGCATGGATAGATCACCTTGTTCTCCTCGGTGCATGCTGGGATGAAGGCTTGGCACAGGAAGTGGTGGACGTCTGGAGAGCAGCGCAGGGTTGCCAGGGGCATGAACGgctggagaaagagagatagagaaattATGTTGTGTTGAAAGTGACTTTGTCAATATGAGAGGTTGTGATCCATGCTTACAGTTCGTCTGAAAAACTTGCTAAGTGTTCTAAGCGAGTATAGATAATCACCCTATAAGTTTTAGCACCTTTTATCACAAAAAGAAGCATAATTTCAAGATTTTTGAGATAAAATTGTCTGGAAATGTAAGATTTAAACATTGATTACAGCCCTGAACACATGATCATTTCAGGCCGACAGGAGCAATCTATAAGATCACAAAAATACCTTTGAAGATACAACCCACAGCTGGAAAACaggcacaaaaaaaagcattttgataTTTCCCCATAGATTTGCATAGTTAACCGCATGTGACTGAATAGCATAACATAAACTGAGGTCATAAATGGGAATAAGGGGTTACGAGATGATGGGGTCATTCACATGCTGCGTCAAAAATACGTGGAAAACAACAGCCGTgctgctttcatccttttatccaagatCAGGTATCCAAAAACCTGTGTGCTGCGATGACGATGAAGAAGTAAAAGCCTCAcggactaaactaaacaaagtcacAACAAAGATAAATAGATTTCCAGCAacgtaaatccctcacagtagctttactgctcgATTTCTCAGAGTCAAtttggctgacctttcaaccggatgttgtgacgtccttGGACGGAAAGGATGAAGCAAGGAAAATAGTCCGTGTGACAGATGTTAAGCTCTGGGTAGACCtacactaaaatgattaacttctcctccacATATTTACCATAGACTGGTATTtttagaagaaagaaaagatatttgctggctgtgattggttgttcctcatcACATGACATGTGGTGCGCGCTGCAGCGGACCAAAAGtataacaaatatttttatCTCAGGGCGTAGCCATCGCGGCATGAAAAATCGTTGCTTGGGAACGTTTGCGCGTCGTGACGGCGTCGCTCCCGCGTTAGAGCGCGCCTGTCGCACGTCTAgattgacaacaatggatttgagcaTGCAAAAAACGCGGCATGTGAACGACCCCTTAGAGTGTAGCAAAAATCAATTATATTACATAAAACTAAATTTATTGTTTTAGACATTTCCCcaaccttttctttttcttttgaaaagcTGCATAATTTTACCGCTTGAGGCCTGAggataaaacttttttttttttttttttttttacttaggaTGACCTGGTTATAATAACCCATAGACATATAGAGGTGGCGTTGATGATCACACGTCGacttttcttcattttaaggggtcacaagccaGTAAAGTTTGTGAACCACTGCTCTACATAGAGGTATTAACTTCATTTTGTTGATCTGCAGTGATCTATAGAGCCACACAAAGGGGCCCATTCACTGGCTGGGAACCATATTCTTCCGTTTCAACACACTGGTCAAAAGCTTGAGGACGGAGATgtgggagggggtggggggtggtaTAGGTGGCAGGAAATGACTGCACGGACGTTTGGAAACACACAACGACAGGCCAGGAAGGCTGGAATGCACGGAGCTGTTGATGGGTTAGACTGCTGCTGAGCCACAGTATTAGTGTATCTACAGCACGAAATGTGTGGATTTATCAGCTTACACTGAAGACAACTTGATTCCAGTTAAACAAGTCCAGATCATGTCCATGCTGAGGTTTCTAAATCCTTGGATTTTTAGCTAATGTATACTTTTTAGGCTCCTTTATTATTGCGTCTAAACCACATATATAACCCACAACTGCACCAGAACCACGTGGATGGTTTAGAGCAATCCGGACTCTTTGTTTGAACCTCATCAACCATAACATGCACGGACAGACTTCTGTCAGTCTATACTGCTAATATTtgtacacaaaacacacacatacactccaaCACAGTCCACTATTCAatgtttcctctcctttttttttttcctgaaatccAGTCTGGCAGTAGGCCCGTGTCTCTGGGGCCTGGGCTTGCCCCCTCTGACAGTAAGCGCCCTTGTTTCTCTCCTGCGGAGGTCCTGGACTCCTTCTCAATGAGCTCCCCATTGCTCAACAATCTGACCTTTATTTGCTTTACGCCAGAGTTACTGTAAAAACTGCCCTCATTTCTGAAACATTCAACCGGGATCAGCAGTACAAGTCTGAGCAGATTTGCTCTTAAAAAGGCAAAATCCTCCACGGATAATTTCATAGCAAAGTACTTCAAGGATTAAATGATTCGAAAAAATGGCCAGAAAATCACTTTTCAAACTTTCACTCGAACTTTTAAGACCTTCAAGTGTTCCCTGTCCGTTACAGTACGTCAATTAGTCTTTAGATTCTCTTTATGCTCTCACACTTGAAACTTTTCTGTTTCAAAAGCTGGCAAACACTGCTGGAATCTGGGACCAAGGGCGGAAAAAGGTTAACCCTCCTCCGGAAAATCCTACTGATAGGCTGGACTGAGCCCATACCGGAGCAGAAGTTTTGCTTGATTACAGCGTCAGAGCTTTGTGATAAATCACTGCACGCTCTCAAAGAGAGCTATGTATAGTATGCAATGTTGAATGTAGGCCAGAGAGTGTAAGTCTGTCACCTGGGAGACAGGACCGGAGAGGTAAGACCGTGTACAGGGGGGAAATGAGTGAGTGATTAACAGAGAGAATACTCATTGTGGTATGCAGGGTAGTCTTTGTGTGAGACTGGGTGtgtccctccccttcctccaGAAATCAAAGGCCCCTCACAACAAAGTCGATGAAGTTGCCCGTGGCCAAGGCCGCTGTGAAATAAGAAGCCTATACCTTTGCCAGATGACACACAAAAGACTCCTTCAACAGATCACTGTTCACGCTTGACACTCTGACACCAAATGTGTGTAACCAAACCCTGGACTTCAGGAATGCCAGGACACTGGAAGCATCTACTGCAGAAACTGAGTTAACTGCTGAGGAGAGACACAAGACGACACTTTGGTCTAAAAGACATGTTGGAAAAACAAGGCCAGTgacaaaagtcaaaattgtcCTCACTTGTTGTGTgacaaaattagggctgtcaaagttaatgcaataataacgtgttaatgcaaatttgttttaacgccacgaatttctttaatgcattaacgcaacttgcaatttcggagttgtagcgggctcagaattgagaaaacctaaggaatccattggtaccaatcatgtcatactagcttgtcgtaaaggagtttaaataacgctccaaacttacgctaaatttttgcgtggaaaaaaactgtcatggccattttcaaaggggtcccttgacctctgacttcaagatatgacaataaaaatgggttctatgggtacccacgagtctcccctttacagacatgcccacttatgataatcacatgcagtttggggcaagtcatagtcaagtcagcacactgacacactgacagctgttgttgcctgttgggctacggtttgccatgttatgatttgagcatttttttaaagctaaatgcagtacctgtgagggtttctggacaatatttgtcattgttttgtgttattaattgatttccaataataaatatatacacacatttgcataaagaagcacatttgcccactcccatgttgattaggtacattttgaacagataaaaatgtgcaattaatagcaattaactatggataatcatgcgattaatcacaattaaatatttcaatcaattgacagccctaaatgaaACATAAATTATAATGGTATTGCAGCTATTGTgcatatttttccatttttttcaaaagaTGTTCATGTCTTATTTTGGACATATTTGTGGAACCAGTGTCTGAACTTCAAGTCTCTGCGTGGGCGTTTCCCACGGCAACTGTTAACTGACACTTGAGTGCCGGCGTTGCTAGGAGACGTGCTGTGCTGTCAACTTTCGTGGTGCACTCAAGCCCCCAGAATGAGCGCTGGGCTTTAAAGCAAATTTTGCATAATGACCAAATCACGTCATGGATGCGGAAGTTGTGATTCCACAACTTCCGCATCCATGACGTGATGCAATTGggctcaaaaacattttttcccatagaatgacattgggaaagagacgtctgtaactaatttttttgaggtaaatcaacttcccagtataaacacttgaatagctcttaattaaatcattaggttctaaaagatgtaaaatgcactaatagccgaatccagagttatttcccttcctccgttcaagtgaatgagacccagaccgcggctggagcgagggctggagcgagggctggagcgagggctggagcgagggctgggaggcggacttaaaggaaacgctattgcgcctgctctatgggtcCAATGTATGCGGAAGATCGCTGGAAGATCCAGGTAATTTTAAGCTTGgaagttacatttttattttgcttcatgcaccactgagcaactctcataggaatgaacggggccccgcctccgacgctgtatccggttctctttatacatccatgggtgcACTACTGACTGGAGCAAGTTGTAGCCCTGATAGCCTACAAATGATGATATGAAACCTTATTTTCCCGTTTTTCAACAGAATTTGTTGTGTAACATTAGCTATGTAAGACGTCTGTCTCTTTCCAACATTTAACATTCAGAGGACCCATTATGTTTGTAGTCTACTCGCAAAGTGGAAGCTAGCAAGCTCAGCTAACTATCTTTCTGACTAGAAGGCTAGGCTAAATAGCGTTACTTTTGGTTCATGATACTTCCACACCTGCTGAGTCCTTGCCAGCTCCTCACACTCTGTGTTCGTCCTACTTTATACAAAGGAGGTTGTTTTTCTAGAGTTTGTTGCATCTCTTTCATTGTTCCACTTGTGGTGACGAAAAATGACCAGACAACAGGAGCTTGTGTAACCTCAGCACTGTGTATGTTAGTTGCTGATTCGTATCAGGACACGGGGGTAACGTATAGAGTCACAGAGTAATGTATTGAGTGCTCCAGGTGAAATGGCAAACAAAGTCATAGATGCAACGTTATGAGGACTCACCTCCATATTACTGGCTGCGATATCTTGGTCGTAGTGCTCCATCATGTTGGGAAAGAAGGTCATGTTGTAGGGCATCCCCAAGCATCGGTGCACTGTGATGGGCTCGCAGGTAAACAGGCTGTGGGCACTGCAGCTTCCCAGCCACATCAGAGCCAGGCACGCCCACAGTGGTCCTGGCATCGGCATTGCGATGGCTGattttgagtgtgtgtatggGTTTTTTGTGTGTACACTAGAACAGGTTTCTTTTTGGCTCAGTGGGAGGATATCTTGGCCCAAAACGTTGAATTCCCCTGGCTCACGCTGTCATCCGCATTTCACTTCTCCTGGGGTCATCTCAGCGGAGCCGATGGGCGGCGCAGCAGGTAAAACTTTCCCATCGTTGGTCAGCATGTGTCTCTGGGTCACAGATAGGAATCCCACATCCCTGAAAATAAAATGGGTTTAAACTTTCAGCTCCATAATGATTAAAACGTATCTAGAGAGGCTCGTTTTGGAACCACATTTTGTCTACAGGAACCACAGCTGAGAACATGTTTGTAAGTAGttattactgtatttaaaaGCAGAGACAGACTGGAGCCCTATCATCAAAGCAGTCTATCCCACAACCTCTCATTGTGCTATCTTCTAAAGGGTCAAATTAAGCTAAccaaattaaaagtaaaatgaattAAGCATTTTGTTCTGGGAACCCATGAGATCACCAGGCTCCAGTTTGGGACAGTTTCGACACACATCAGATCAGTCAGATGCAATTAAAGGGACTAAAATCCAGTGAAGCCTTGTGCTCACTCTAAGTGCATGCATTTACAGTGGGTGGGGAATGCTTCAGATCCAGGCTGATTCAGTGGAATAAGTCTCAGCTTGTTGATGCATATTAAACTTCACATTTAAGTGTCACTgtttcacatgcacacattagcataaaaaaaaaatctcttgaAAGCCGAATACAAAAGTAATGGATCATTAGTTTAGTTTCTATGTTGTTTTATATGAAGAGAAGGTATTTTATAGAATAAACAGATTAGTTGTTTATGTGGGACCTGTGGGTGGTTGAATTCCTGATGAGATCATATGCTGATATGATCACTGGTGGTGAGAGTTTATCTAATATTACCACATCATTGTTCAACAATCTGCACAGTGCAGATTAGTATAGACATGTAAGAGCTGGTTCCTGGAGCTGCACTGAGAGAACAGTGGAAACATGTTGGTTGGTTATTAGCATCAACTTTTCGGTTAGCATATTAGCTCTGATAAAAGAGACAATAAAAAGTTagcaaagcaaatatttaacaccaacaacaccacttCAGTTACACATGTACCGGATAGTacgagcaacatggagaagtTCCTATCACATCTTCAGGACCTAGCCTAGAAGCTAACTATTATATGACAGTCCATGGAGGGCAGGAAAGACGTTTTCCCGTAAATTAGACGTCAAAGGCGGCGAGAGAGTCCAGTAAACATGCCTGCCTCGGTGGCTGCCCTGGGACGGGGGCCGACATCAACTTCGGTGCAAGAAAGTCAAACAAACTACGAGAGTAAACCAAGAAACACGAGCACTTACCCCCAACTGGCCAGGAGTCCGTGTAACAGCTGACTACATGGATGCTAGTTGTAGTAACTCTGTGGTGGTTTCAGTCAGTAGCGTGTTTCCTGCCAACAGGTTGCTCCAACTGCTCCTCTGTTCTAGTCCCGGCTGCTGGGAGGAGAAGCTGCCTTTAGGTGCGTTTGGAAATGTCGGAATTTCATTATGAACCGCTGGGAGAGCACTTAGATAATGTTTGTCTGACGTTACGACTATACGTACATCAAAAAGCTCTGACGGAAAACAGTAATTGTACAATTGTGTGTATAGTTGCGTTTTTTAAAGTCTTTTACGCTTTTGAAATAGTGTTACAATTCTAactgtgtgatttatttatttgtatttatttatttaaaaaggatccccattagctgataccaatggcaccagctagtcttcctggggtccgaaatcaagtacattacataTATCACAtgcatactatatacaatatcatatttgtgttacactaataacattcaaattttacaaacatatataaatttcacattcatacacaatcttccacaaccatgtagcctcaaggcccatcatcagggaaaaggaaccaaagaaaaaccatacatgaccaacactggactatcgatcagctgcttaagtaatatattcttagatggtatttgaatgaggatttgtGATAAGCGTTCACATGCAAatggaagaaaaataataacTCTGAACAGAATAATGAGTCTATCTCAATGCAGAGATGCACTTGAATACACCGACAGCAGTGGAAGTGGGGATTGACGGGAGCCCATGAACGCAGCATGTGAGCAAATGGACAGATGAATGATGGGACATAGCTAGATGGGACAATGTCAGAGAAACAAACTGCAAGGGATTTTTTAAACCGATATTTGTGAAACTAAAATGTGTCacagcagaggaagaagaagaaagtcaatgtgtgtatttatttagatgGCATTTACCCTTTTTGTTAAACTCTggactttttttgtttacatcaaCAGGAGGTGCTGTCACTTTTTACGGAAAAATTAAGAGAATGGTGGGTGAGAGTGATGTAGTATTACTAAATAGATGCTCCTGcttgtgggcggtgcttagtatttcctcaactgatctcaacatggctgccggatcacaaatttttctcattttacagctaaacagtacactacaagatgtttctgaaaacatttgaggagagaaataggcattacagtgacagaatattgtttaatatttgatcagcgctgcctagtttgaccatttgatttgAGTtattgag is a window of Sebastes umbrosus isolate fSebUmb1 chromosome 11, fSebUmb1.pri, whole genome shotgun sequence DNA encoding:
- the fzd6 gene encoding frizzled-6, whose translation is MPMPGPLWACLALMWLGSCSAHSLFTCEPITVHRCLGMPYNMTFFPNMMEHYDQDIAASNMEPFMPLATLRCSPDVHHFLCQAFIPACTEENKVIYPCREECEAVLSDCEENIRIFGITWPPELQCDKLESCSSLGVSALPATTPLISSSAKRDLGFWCPLQLKTKPGHESSFLGAQDCAPPCSNMYFKPHDIEFAKNFIGVCSIVCLGATLFTFLTFLIDVKRFRYPERPIIFYAVCYSFVSLMYFIGFLLGNNAACTKADHPAAVDTVVLGSQSKGCTLIFMLLYFFSIAGIVWWVILTITWFLAAGPKWSCEAIEKKAVWFHSAAWGIPGALTVMLLALNKVEGDNISGVCFVGLYDLDALRYFVLAPLSVGVVIGLCLILAGIVSLNHVRQVIQHDERNQEKLKKFMIRIGVFSCLYLVPLVTLLACYTYEQSHRSTWENTWINDRCQEYSIPCSYKTTEHDRPDLSLFLVKYLMTLVVGISAVFWVSSKKTCAEWAYFFNRTRKRDPISESRRVLQESCEFFLKHNSRVQHKKKHYKPSSHKLKVISKSMGTSTGASAAASTTNQGTFALGNHEPHAHGSLSEASAREHLDRGTSSRSSRRGEREREREREKDREGVERRSKGSSCKISSLSESMHKFPDGRMTPRSELSEVRHVPAGPQHPALNRSRSSIQDSAHQLAHQVPGESKGTKDSTC